One region of Jatrophihabitans cynanchi genomic DNA includes:
- a CDS encoding Lrp/AsnC family transcriptional regulator yields MARTGPRELVDDTSRAIIEQLQADGRRAYATIGKAVGLSEAAVRQRVQKLVDHGVMQIVAVTDPMQTGFARQAMVAISATGDVEAVAEQLSKIDEVDYLVITAGSFDILAEVVVEDDAHLLQLINERIRAIEGVMRTETFLYLRLAKQTYNWGAR; encoded by the coding sequence ATGGCGCGCACCGGGCCCCGCGAACTCGTCGACGACACGTCGCGAGCGATCATCGAGCAGTTGCAGGCAGATGGTCGCCGCGCGTACGCCACGATCGGCAAGGCCGTGGGGCTGTCCGAGGCCGCGGTGCGCCAGCGCGTGCAGAAGCTCGTCGACCACGGCGTCATGCAGATCGTCGCGGTCACCGACCCGATGCAGACCGGTTTCGCGCGGCAGGCGATGGTGGCCATCTCGGCCACCGGCGACGTCGAGGCGGTCGCCGAGCAGCTCAGCAAGATCGACGAGGTCGACTACCTGGTGATCACGGCCGGCTCGTTCGACATCCTCGCCGAGGTCGTGGTGGAGGACGACGCGCACCTGCTGCAACTGATCAACGAGCGGATCCGCGCGATCGAGGGCGTCATGCGCACCGAGACGTTCCTGTACCTGCGGCTGGCCAAGCAGACCTACAACTGGGGCGCGCGGTAA
- the ald gene encoding alanine dehydrogenase, with protein sequence MKVGIPREVKNHEYRVAITPAGVHELVQHGHEVFIEREAGVGSAIPDADYAAAGARILDGADDVWAAGEMVLKVKEPVAEEYHRMRKDQMLFTYLHLAADKACTDALLQAGTTGIAYETVQLADRSLPLLAPMSEVAGRLAPQVGSYHLMRQGGGRGTLMGGVPGVYAAKVVVIGAGVSGQNAAAIALGMQAEVLLLDKNVARLRQMDAIYQGHCQTVTSNAYEVERAVLDADLVIGAVLIPGAKAPTLISNELVSRMKPGSVLVDISIDQGGCFEDSRPTTHADPTYRVHNSVFYCVANMPGAVPHTSTYALTNVTLPYAVELANRGWRDALRADPALALGLNTHEGQLTNAPVAQSHGYTAVPLADVLA encoded by the coding sequence ATGAAGGTCGGCATCCCGCGCGAGGTCAAGAACCACGAGTACCGGGTGGCGATCACGCCCGCCGGCGTGCACGAGCTGGTCCAGCACGGCCACGAGGTGTTCATCGAGCGCGAGGCCGGGGTCGGCTCGGCCATCCCGGACGCCGACTACGCCGCGGCCGGCGCGCGCATCCTCGACGGCGCCGACGACGTGTGGGCGGCCGGCGAGATGGTGCTCAAGGTGAAGGAGCCCGTCGCCGAGGAGTACCACCGGATGCGCAAGGACCAGATGCTGTTCACCTACCTGCACCTGGCCGCCGACAAGGCCTGCACCGACGCGTTGCTGCAGGCCGGCACCACCGGCATCGCCTACGAGACCGTGCAGCTCGCCGACAGGTCGCTGCCGCTGCTCGCCCCGATGTCCGAGGTCGCCGGCCGGCTCGCCCCGCAGGTGGGCTCGTACCACCTGATGCGCCAGGGGGGTGGGCGCGGCACCCTGATGGGCGGCGTGCCCGGGGTCTACGCCGCGAAGGTCGTCGTCATCGGCGCGGGCGTCTCCGGGCAGAATGCCGCGGCGATCGCGCTCGGCATGCAGGCCGAGGTGCTGCTGCTGGACAAGAACGTCGCGCGGCTGCGCCAGATGGACGCGATCTACCAGGGGCACTGCCAGACGGTCACGTCGAACGCCTACGAGGTCGAGCGGGCGGTGCTGGACGCCGACCTGGTCATCGGCGCGGTGCTGATCCCCGGGGCCAAGGCGCCGACGCTGATCAGCAACGAGCTGGTCTCGCGGATGAAGCCGGGCTCGGTGCTGGTCGACATCTCGATCGATCAGGGCGGTTGCTTCGAGGATTCGCGGCCGACCACGCACGCCGACCCGACCTATCGCGTGCATAACTCGGTCTTCTACTGCGTCGCGAACATGCCGGGCGCGGTGCCGCACACGTCCACCTACGCGCTGACCAACGTGACGCTGCCGTATGCAGTCGAACTGGCGAACCGCGGCTGGCGCGACGCGCTGCGCGCGGACCCGGCGCTGGCGCTGGGCCTGAACACGCATGAGGGCCAGCTCACCAACGCCCCGGTGGCGCAGTCACACGGCTACACCGCGGTGCCGCTGGCCGACGTGCTCGCCTGA
- a CDS encoding aspartate aminotransferase family protein, whose amino-acid sequence MTTTPIRTSDPAFDASDLSKKAYEHLWMHFTRQSSYATAPVPTIVRGEGARIFDVHGKSYLDGLSGLFVVQAGHGRTELAEAAYKQASELAFFPLWSYAHPAAIELADRLADLAPGDLNKVFFTTGGGEAVETAWKLAKQYFKLVGKPMKTKVISRNIAYHGTPQGALSITGIPDAKKWFEPLVPGAHKVPNTNFYRAPEHGDDLEAFGRWAADAIDQAIEYEGPDTVACVFLEPVQNSGGCFPPPPGYLQRVREICDRHDVLLVSDEVICAFGRLGTMFAADKFGFVPDMITCAKGMTSGYSPIGACIVSDRIAAPFWSGTDYFPHGYTFGGHPVSAAVAMANLDLFEREGLNQHVLQNEGAFRATLEKLLDLPIVGDVRGDGYFYGIELVKDKTTKETFDEDESERLLRGFLSKALFEAGLYCRADDRGDPVVQLAPPLIIGQSEFDEIEQILRGVLTEAWNRL is encoded by the coding sequence ATGACCACCACACCCATCCGCACCAGCGACCCGGCATTCGACGCGAGCGACCTGTCGAAGAAGGCCTACGAGCACCTGTGGATGCACTTCACCCGGCAGTCGTCCTACGCGACGGCGCCGGTGCCGACGATCGTGCGCGGCGAGGGCGCCCGCATCTTCGACGTCCACGGCAAGAGCTACCTGGACGGGCTGTCCGGGCTGTTCGTCGTGCAGGCCGGCCACGGTCGCACCGAACTGGCCGAGGCGGCCTACAAGCAGGCGTCCGAGCTGGCGTTCTTCCCGCTGTGGTCGTACGCGCACCCGGCCGCGATCGAGCTGGCCGACCGGCTTGCCGACCTGGCGCCGGGTGATCTGAACAAGGTCTTCTTCACCACCGGCGGCGGCGAGGCGGTCGAGACCGCTTGGAAGCTGGCCAAGCAGTACTTCAAGCTCGTCGGCAAGCCGATGAAGACCAAGGTGATCAGCCGCAATATCGCCTACCACGGCACGCCGCAGGGCGCGCTGTCGATCACCGGCATCCCGGACGCCAAGAAGTGGTTCGAGCCACTGGTGCCCGGGGCGCACAAGGTTCCGAACACCAACTTCTACCGGGCGCCCGAACACGGCGACGACCTCGAGGCGTTCGGCCGCTGGGCCGCGGACGCGATCGATCAGGCGATCGAGTACGAGGGACCGGACACGGTGGCGTGCGTGTTCCTCGAGCCGGTGCAGAATTCCGGCGGCTGCTTCCCCCCGCCGCCCGGCTACCTGCAGCGGGTGCGCGAGATCTGCGACCGGCACGACGTGCTGCTCGTGTCGGACGAGGTCATCTGCGCGTTCGGCCGGCTGGGCACGATGTTCGCCGCCGACAAGTTCGGCTTCGTCCCGGACATGATCACCTGCGCCAAGGGCATGACCAGCGGCTACTCCCCCATCGGCGCCTGCATCGTCAGCGACCGCATCGCGGCACCGTTCTGGAGCGGCACCGACTACTTCCCGCACGGCTACACGTTCGGCGGCCACCCGGTGTCGGCCGCCGTCGCGATGGCGAACCTGGACCTGTTCGAGCGGGAGGGGCTGAACCAGCACGTCCTGCAGAACGAGGGCGCCTTCCGCGCGACGCTGGAGAAGCTGCTCGACCTGCCGATCGTCGGCGACGTCCGTGGTGACGGCTACTTCTACGGGATCGAACTGGTCAAGGACAAGACCACCAAGGAGACGTTCGACGAGGACGAGTCGGAGCGGCTGCTGCGCGGGTTCTTGTCCAAGGCGCTGTTCGAGGCCGGGCTGTACTGCCGCGCGGACGACCGCGGAGACCCGGTCGTGCAGCTCGCGCCGCCGCTGATCATCGGGCAGAGCGAGTTCGACGAGATCGAGCAGATCCTGCGCGGTGTCCTCACCGAGGCGTGGAACCGGCTGTAG
- a CDS encoding ABC transporter ATP-binding protein, which produces MDLTKPPEAGAPAAARPATASQPLPAIELVGIAKRFHSRRGVVAAVEHVDLIIGEGEFFSLLGPSGCGKTTTLRMIGGFEEPTEGQILLYGHDVVGVPPNHRDVNMVFQSYALFPHMSVFENVAFGLRRKAVSKAELATRVGEMLDLVQLQGKSDRRPRELSGGQQQRVALARALVNRPRALLLDEPLAALDLKLRQAMQLELKRIQREVGITFVFVTHDQNEALTMSDRLVVMNAGRIEQLGAPREVYERPRTRFVAGFIGTSNLIEGRVTRVDGDTAVLEPGGGESIVVPDAVPVGATVGGPLHLTVRPEKIVISLEQPAAGRCTLRGRIAEVVYLGSSTQYAVRTPTGAELSVFVQNSSDSSDVAEREQDVWLSWRPEHSLALADSPGQLAPQTVGAPA; this is translated from the coding sequence ATGGACCTGACGAAGCCACCTGAGGCAGGAGCGCCCGCGGCGGCGCGGCCCGCGACCGCGAGCCAGCCACTGCCGGCGATCGAATTGGTCGGCATAGCCAAGCGCTTCCACAGCCGACGCGGGGTCGTCGCTGCGGTCGAGCACGTCGACCTGATCATCGGCGAGGGCGAGTTCTTCTCGCTGCTCGGGCCGTCCGGGTGCGGCAAGACCACGACACTGCGGATGATCGGCGGCTTCGAGGAGCCGACCGAAGGACAGATCCTGCTGTACGGCCACGACGTCGTCGGCGTGCCGCCCAACCACCGCGACGTCAACATGGTGTTCCAGTCGTACGCGCTGTTCCCGCACATGTCGGTGTTCGAGAACGTCGCGTTCGGGCTGCGCCGCAAGGCGGTCTCCAAGGCCGAACTCGCGACGCGCGTGGGTGAGATGCTCGACCTCGTCCAACTGCAGGGCAAGTCCGACCGGCGGCCCCGCGAGTTGTCCGGCGGCCAGCAGCAGCGCGTCGCACTCGCGCGCGCCCTGGTGAACCGGCCGCGCGCACTCCTGCTCGACGAGCCGCTCGCCGCACTCGACCTCAAGCTGCGCCAGGCGATGCAGCTGGAGCTCAAACGGATCCAGCGCGAGGTCGGCATCACCTTCGTGTTCGTCACGCACGACCAGAACGAGGCGCTGACGATGTCCGACCGGCTGGTGGTCATGAATGCCGGCCGGATCGAGCAACTCGGCGCGCCCCGCGAGGTGTACGAGCGGCCGCGCACCCGGTTCGTCGCCGGGTTCATCGGCACGTCCAACCTCATCGAGGGGAGGGTGACCCGTGTCGACGGCGACACCGCCGTCCTCGAACCGGGCGGCGGCGAGTCGATCGTGGTGCCGGACGCGGTGCCGGTCGGCGCGACCGTGGGCGGACCGCTGCACCTGACCGTGCGCCCGGAGAAGATCGTCATCAGCCTCGAGCAGCCTGCGGCCGGTCGCTGCACGCTGCGCGGACGGATCGCCGAGGTCGTCTATCTCGGCTCGTCCACGCAGTACGCGGTGCGCACGCCTACCGGGGCGGAGCTGTCCGTGTTCGTGCAGAACTCCTCGGACTCCAGCGACGTCGCCGAGCGCGAGCAGGACGTGTGGCTGTCGTGGCGACCGGAGCATTCGCTCGCGCTGGCCGACTCGCCCGGGCAGCTCGCGCCCCAGACCGTGGGAGCACCGGCATGA
- a CDS encoding Lrp/AsnC family transcriptional regulator — protein MAEHPSSSIRRGAAPPNNVRPALDAVDRRLLTELAADARLPNNALAERAGIAPSTCLGRVRALRERGVIRGYRADIDPAALGRPLQAMISVRLQSGARGHLSGFAEKMAALPEVLDVFFLGGADDFLVHIATTGSDALRDFVVGNLSSDPDVALTETNLIFEHVRSGASH, from the coding sequence GTGGCTGAACATCCTTCGAGCTCGATCCGGCGTGGGGCGGCGCCGCCGAACAATGTTCGTCCCGCACTGGACGCCGTCGACCGGCGGCTGCTGACCGAGCTGGCGGCCGACGCGCGGCTGCCGAACAACGCGCTGGCCGAACGGGCGGGGATCGCGCCGTCCACCTGCCTCGGCCGGGTGCGCGCGCTGCGCGAACGGGGCGTGATCCGCGGCTACCGGGCGGACATCGATCCGGCCGCGCTGGGGCGTCCGCTGCAGGCGATGATCTCGGTGCGGCTGCAGTCCGGCGCACGCGGGCACCTTTCCGGCTTCGCCGAGAAGATGGCCGCGCTGCCCGAGGTGCTCGACGTCTTCTTCCTCGGCGGGGCCGACGACTTTCTGGTGCACATCGCCACCACCGGAAGCGACGCGCTGCGCGACTTCGTCGTGGGCAACCTGTCCAGCGACCCGGACGTCGCGCTCACCGAGACCAACCTGATCTTCGAGCACGTCCGGTCCGGGGCGAGCCACTAG
- a CDS encoding NAD(P)/FAD-dependent oxidoreductase encodes MSDYRALSLWFDQLPGPLTPREPLPGTTEADVAIVGAGFTGLWTAYYLLAANPTLRVVLLESEIAGFGASGRNGGWCSALYPVGIATLAAEAGRDAAVAQYLAMRASVTEVVRAAAAEGIDADVAVGGTIVLARSATQLQRARAEVAESDDFGLDLQLLDADEARARLAATGVLGASYTPHCAALQPAKLVRGLASAVEARGGVIHERTRVTTIEPRVVYTDHGTVRAPTVVRATEGYTARLAGLRRALAPVYSLIIATEPLPEQVWDQIGLRERETFSDHRHLIIYGQRTADDRLVFGGRGAPYHVGSRIDPTYDRVPPVFDALQRTLVELFPVLHDARITHRWGGPLGIARDWHASVGLDRATGTAWAGGYVGDGVSTTNLAGRTLAELILDRDTELTRLPWVGHRSRRWEPEPLRWLGANAGLRAMSWADNAERRSGRPSRLAGLVNAMMGR; translated from the coding sequence ATGAGCGATTACCGCGCGCTGTCCCTCTGGTTCGACCAACTGCCCGGCCCGCTGACACCGCGCGAGCCGCTGCCCGGCACGACGGAGGCCGACGTAGCGATCGTCGGTGCCGGCTTCACCGGGCTCTGGACGGCGTACTACCTGCTCGCCGCGAACCCGACGCTGCGGGTCGTGCTGCTGGAGTCGGAGATCGCCGGCTTCGGCGCTTCCGGGCGCAACGGCGGCTGGTGCTCCGCGCTCTACCCGGTCGGCATCGCGACCCTTGCGGCTGAGGCGGGGCGGGACGCCGCGGTCGCGCAGTACCTCGCGATGCGCGCGTCGGTGACCGAGGTGGTACGGGCAGCCGCCGCCGAGGGCATCGACGCGGACGTCGCCGTCGGCGGCACCATCGTGCTCGCCCGCTCGGCGACCCAGCTGCAGCGCGCCCGGGCGGAGGTGGCCGAGTCCGACGACTTCGGCCTGGACCTGCAGCTGTTGGACGCGGACGAGGCGCGTGCCCGGCTGGCCGCGACCGGGGTGCTCGGCGCCAGCTACACGCCGCACTGCGCCGCGCTACAGCCGGCGAAGCTGGTGCGTGGACTGGCGAGTGCTGTCGAGGCGCGCGGCGGCGTGATCCACGAACGCACCCGGGTGACGACGATCGAGCCGCGCGTGGTGTACACCGACCACGGCACCGTCCGCGCACCTACCGTGGTGCGCGCCACGGAGGGCTACACCGCCCGGCTGGCCGGGCTGCGCCGGGCGCTTGCCCCGGTGTACTCGCTGATCATCGCGACCGAGCCGCTGCCCGAGCAGGTGTGGGACCAGATCGGGCTTCGCGAGCGCGAGACGTTCAGCGACCACCGCCACCTGATCATCTACGGCCAGCGCACCGCCGATGACCGATTGGTCTTCGGCGGGCGCGGCGCGCCGTATCACGTCGGCTCGCGCATCGACCCGACCTACGACCGGGTGCCACCGGTGTTCGATGCACTGCAGCGCACCCTGGTCGAGCTGTTCCCGGTGCTGCACGACGCCCGGATCACGCATCGCTGGGGCGGCCCGCTCGGCATCGCCCGCGACTGGCACGCCTCGGTCGGGCTGGACCGCGCCACCGGGACCGCGTGGGCCGGCGGGTACGTCGGCGACGGCGTCTCGACGACGAACCTGGCCGGCCGCACGCTCGCCGAGCTGATCCTCGACCGGGACACCGAACTGACCCGGCTGCCCTGGGTGGGGCACCGCTCCCGGCGCTGGGAGCCGGAACCGCTGCGCTGGCTGGGTGCGAACGCCGGGCTGCGTGCGATGTCCTGGGCCGACAACGCCGAGCGGCGAAGCGGGCGGCCCTCGCGGCTGGCCGGCCTGGTGAACGCGATGATGGGCCGATGA
- a CDS encoding TetR/AcrR family transcriptional regulator yields the protein MANTAEQLVTAAALDCTAARKPMRADARRNYDRLLAAARAEFASRGAGASLEEIARRAEVGVGTLYRHFPTRQALLEAVYVEEVMALCRSAEDFAAAAPWDALADWLSRFVDYVATKRALAEEMMTTMSKDAPVFRTCHDAIFAAGEPLLARAKAEGVVRDDVEFLEVIQLVSGITMVRNATPDQMKRVLSVALDGLRYGVEAG from the coding sequence GTGGCGAACACCGCGGAGCAGCTGGTCACGGCTGCCGCCCTGGACTGCACGGCCGCTCGCAAGCCGATGCGGGCGGACGCGCGCCGCAACTACGACAGGCTGCTGGCGGCCGCCCGCGCCGAGTTCGCGTCCCGCGGCGCGGGTGCCTCCCTGGAGGAGATCGCCCGGCGCGCCGAGGTCGGCGTCGGCACGCTGTACCGGCACTTCCCGACCCGGCAGGCGCTGCTCGAGGCCGTGTACGTCGAGGAGGTCATGGCGCTGTGTCGCTCGGCCGAGGACTTCGCCGCGGCAGCACCGTGGGACGCGCTCGCCGACTGGCTGAGCCGGTTCGTCGATTATGTGGCCACCAAGCGGGCGCTGGCCGAAGAGATGATGACCACGATGAGCAAGGACGCGCCGGTGTTCCGCACCTGTCACGACGCGATCTTCGCCGCCGGCGAACCGCTCCTCGCGCGCGCCAAGGCCGAGGGCGTCGTGCGAGATGACGTCGAGTTCCTCGAGGTCATCCAGTTGGTCAGCGGCATCACCATGGTGCGCAACGCGACGCCGGACCAGATGAAGCGGGTGCTCTCGGTCGCGCTCGACGGCCTGCGCTACGGGGTCGAGGCGGGCTGA
- a CDS encoding class I SAM-dependent methyltransferase has product MSSRPISANGLAADAIAAGEPTAWFDTLYSAAARDEAQVPWDRHAPHPLLVQWAAEHALDGSARNAIVVGCGLGEDAEFLASLGFATTGFDIAPAAVAAARDRFPSSPVSYDVADLFDLPDGWAGAYSLVFESLTVQSLPRTLRMRAIAAVRSLVAPAGRLLVVSGALGDGDDPDEGPPWLLSRAELDEFAADGLVSTGIDCVPGADGGGSHRWLAAYVRG; this is encoded by the coding sequence ATGAGCTCCCGGCCGATCAGCGCCAACGGACTGGCCGCCGACGCGATCGCAGCAGGAGAGCCGACGGCCTGGTTCGACACGCTGTACTCGGCGGCAGCGCGGGACGAGGCCCAGGTCCCGTGGGACCGGCACGCGCCGCACCCACTGCTCGTGCAGTGGGCGGCCGAGCACGCGCTGGACGGATCGGCCCGGAACGCGATAGTCGTCGGCTGCGGCCTCGGTGAGGACGCGGAGTTCCTCGCCTCGCTCGGCTTCGCCACGACCGGTTTCGACATCGCTCCCGCGGCGGTGGCCGCTGCCCGCGACCGCTTCCCGTCCTCGCCGGTCTCGTACGACGTGGCCGACCTGTTCGACCTGCCGGACGGATGGGCCGGCGCGTACAGCCTGGTGTTCGAGAGCCTGACCGTGCAGTCGCTGCCGCGGACGCTGCGGATGCGGGCGATCGCAGCGGTGCGCAGCCTGGTCGCGCCCGCCGGTCGGCTGCTGGTGGTGTCCGGAGCCCTCGGCGACGGGGACGATCCGGACGAGGGGCCGCCGTGGCTGCTGAGCCGCGCCGAGCTGGACGAGTTCGCGGCCGACGGCCTGGTCAGCACCGGCATCGACTGCGTGCCGGGAGCGGACGGCGGCGGCAGCCACCGCTGGCTCGCGGCCTACGTCCGCGGCTGA
- a CDS encoding SCO6745 family protein, which yields MTDDFAVALSARAHRATESLHSLVYFAPEAQAQYVDIGLRPGSMPYFASRSAAMGAVCAGVTAATFYNFNPAMVAKHIPRAWTLASPAEVLAARLRIADSVLRRLLGEGLGSAELTELAQLAREATEPLAPEGRPLYAAHATLDWPDEPHLALWHAATLLREYRGDGHLAALLRAGLSGIEAIITHTATGRGFTVESAKKIRGWSDQQWDAATEALRSRGLMDADGLSAAGVALRESIEADTDRLDTAAWRHLGEDRTVRLIELGKRLTRAVVAHGAFPPEVFAGPHA from the coding sequence ATGACGGACGACTTCGCGGTTGCACTCTCCGCGCGTGCTCACCGGGCCACCGAGTCACTGCACTCGCTGGTGTACTTCGCGCCTGAGGCCCAGGCCCAGTACGTCGACATCGGGCTGCGGCCCGGTTCGATGCCGTACTTCGCGAGCCGGTCCGCGGCGATGGGTGCGGTGTGCGCGGGTGTCACCGCGGCGACGTTCTACAACTTCAATCCGGCGATGGTGGCCAAGCACATCCCGCGGGCGTGGACGTTGGCCTCGCCCGCGGAGGTGCTGGCGGCGCGGCTGCGGATCGCTGACAGCGTACTACGCCGGCTCCTCGGCGAGGGACTCGGTTCGGCCGAGCTGACCGAGCTAGCCCAGCTTGCCCGCGAGGCGACCGAGCCGCTCGCGCCGGAAGGACGCCCGCTGTATGCCGCGCACGCGACGCTCGACTGGCCGGACGAGCCGCACCTGGCCCTCTGGCACGCGGCCACGTTGCTGCGCGAGTACCGCGGCGACGGCCACCTCGCCGCCCTGCTGCGCGCCGGGCTGTCCGGGATAGAGGCGATCATCACCCACACGGCGACCGGCCGTGGCTTCACCGTCGAATCGGCGAAGAAGATCCGCGGGTGGTCCGACCAGCAGTGGGACGCCGCCACCGAGGCGCTGCGATCGCGCGGCTTGATGGACGCCGACGGGTTGAGCGCGGCCGGCGTGGCGTTGCGCGAATCCATCGAGGCGGACACCGACCGGCTGGACACCGCCGCGTGGCGACACCTCGGCGAGGACCGCACCGTGCGCCTGATCGAGTTGGGCAAGCGGCTCACCCGCGCCGTCGTGGCACACGGCGCGTTTCCGCCGGAGGTTTTCGCCGGCCCGCACGCCTAG
- a CDS encoding pyridoxamine 5'-phosphate oxidase family protein — protein MSRTTVTRLREKQSIERSVLDALLDAVHVGHVGFVDDAGLPRVIPTATVRDRDRMLLHGSTGSPWMRRLVGGAPVSLAVTAVDGLVVARSAFESSIRYRSAVLFGSCATVQGADKLAALDLITDAMIPGRVAELRRPNERELAATLVLALPIAEWSLKVSAGWPEDPDEDVAGEAWAGVVPAVTRYRTPLAAPDLRPGLPVPASVRALPSDQPASTP, from the coding sequence ATGAGCCGCACCACGGTCACCCGGTTGCGCGAGAAGCAGAGCATCGAACGTTCGGTCCTGGACGCGCTGCTGGACGCCGTGCACGTCGGCCACGTCGGCTTCGTCGACGACGCCGGCCTGCCCCGGGTGATCCCGACCGCGACGGTGCGCGACCGTGACCGCATGCTGCTGCACGGTTCGACCGGCTCGCCCTGGATGCGCCGGCTCGTCGGTGGGGCGCCGGTGAGCCTGGCCGTCACCGCGGTCGACGGCCTGGTGGTGGCGCGCTCGGCCTTCGAGTCCTCGATCCGCTACCGCAGCGCCGTCCTGTTCGGAAGCTGCGCCACGGTGCAGGGCGCGGACAAGCTCGCGGCCCTCGACCTGATCACCGACGCGATGATCCCCGGGCGGGTGGCCGAGCTGCGCCGTCCGAACGAGCGCGAGCTCGCGGCCACGCTGGTGCTCGCCCTGCCCATCGCGGAGTGGTCCCTGAAGGTGTCGGCGGGCTGGCCGGAGGACCCGGACGAGGACGTCGCGGGCGAGGCCTGGGCGGGGGTTGTCCCGGCGGTCACGCGGTACCGGACGCCGCTGGCGGCACCGGACCTGCGGCCCGGGCTCCCGGTGCCCGCGTCGGTGCGCGCGCTACCCAGCGATCAGCCCGCCTCGACCCCGTAG
- a CDS encoding ABC transporter substrate-binding protein, translating to MSTPNVPQPGWLPPDLVRGMTSPRLSRRRALQLGGLSALGLSLAACGIPGASSGKNDLSLNAARKNIKEFWQQHPKKTGQLNFENWPLYIDVDDKNNHPSLELFTKQTGIKVKYDEGIQDDDSYFGKIQPVLAAGQSIGWDIIVITNGIFLDKLVELDYLIPLDQNAMPNFYANASPLVLNPSFDRGNVYTMAWQSGMTGIAYNPKYVDREITSWQDLQDPAFKGKVGMFADIEDTPNSALCAIGVNPETSTQDDWKKAADWLKKQRPLVRKYYQQDYIAPLSKGDLWISLAWSGDIFQANASGADLKFVVPKEGAPLWTDNMCIPVRAQHPRDAMIYMDWVYQPDVATMLAEYINYITPVPATQALIRKDAKDADNSDDRDFYNELASSPLIFPSVADYSKLHRYRVLDADEEKVWDDLFEPIYES from the coding sequence ATGAGCACACCGAACGTCCCGCAGCCGGGCTGGCTGCCGCCCGACCTGGTGCGTGGCATGACCTCGCCCCGGCTCAGCCGGCGGCGCGCGCTGCAACTGGGAGGCCTGTCGGCGCTCGGCCTCAGCCTGGCCGCGTGCGGCATCCCCGGCGCCAGCAGCGGCAAGAACGACCTGAGCCTGAACGCCGCGCGCAAGAACATCAAGGAGTTCTGGCAGCAGCACCCGAAGAAGACCGGTCAGCTCAACTTCGAGAACTGGCCGCTGTACATCGACGTCGACGACAAGAACAACCACCCGTCGCTCGAACTGTTCACCAAGCAGACCGGCATCAAGGTCAAGTACGACGAGGGGATCCAGGACGACGACTCCTACTTCGGCAAGATCCAGCCGGTACTCGCCGCCGGGCAGAGCATCGGCTGGGACATCATCGTCATCACCAACGGCATCTTCTTGGACAAGCTGGTCGAGCTGGACTATCTGATCCCGCTGGACCAGAACGCGATGCCGAACTTCTACGCCAACGCGAGCCCGCTCGTGCTCAACCCGAGCTTCGACCGCGGCAACGTCTACACGATGGCCTGGCAGTCCGGCATGACCGGCATCGCCTACAACCCCAAGTACGTCGACCGCGAGATCACCAGCTGGCAGGACCTGCAAGATCCCGCGTTCAAGGGCAAGGTCGGCATGTTCGCCGACATCGAGGACACCCCCAACTCGGCGCTCTGCGCGATCGGCGTCAACCCGGAAACGTCCACCCAGGACGACTGGAAGAAGGCGGCCGACTGGCTGAAGAAGCAGCGGCCGCTCGTGCGCAAGTACTACCAGCAGGACTACATCGCCCCGCTGTCCAAGGGGGATCTGTGGATCTCGCTCGCCTGGTCCGGCGACATCTTCCAGGCGAACGCCTCGGGCGCGGACCTGAAGTTCGTGGTGCCGAAGGAAGGGGCACCGCTGTGGACGGACAACATGTGCATCCCGGTGCGCGCGCAGCACCCGCGCGACGCGATGATCTACATGGACTGGGTGTACCAGCCGGACGTCGCGACCATGCTGGCCGAGTACATCAACTACATCACCCCGGTGCCGGCGACCCAGGCCCTCATCCGCAAGGACGCGAAGGACGCTGACAACTCCGACGACCGCGACTTCTACAACGAACTGGCCTCGAGCCCGCTGATCTTCCCGAGCGTCGCCGACTACTCCAAGCTGCACCGCTACCGGGTGCTGGACGCCGACGAGGAGAAGGTCTGGGACGACCTCTTCGAACCGATCTACGAGTCGTGA